In the genome of bacterium SCSIO 12827, the window CCCAGGATCAGGCCGGTCAGGACCGCGCGGCGGGTGAATTCGGCGGGGCTTTCCTGTTCCATGCCGTCCAGAATTTGCAGACGGGGTCTTGTCTGTCAAACCGGGCGCAACCGGGATGGCGTCAGAAACCTTGCAGCGACGGCGGATCTACGGGGTATAATCGTACAAAAGCCGGCAACGGCACGCGTGCGTGGATCATGCACCGAAAATAATGGGAGACATTCATGGATCACTCCGTCCTGGTGGTCGAAGACGATGACAACATCGTTCTGTCGCTGAAATTTCTGCTCGAAAAATCGGGGTTCACGACGCGGGTCGTCGGCGACGGAAATGCGGCGCTCGGCGAAATGCGCGCGGCCAAACCGGATGTCGTGCTGCTGGACGTCATGCTGCCGGAACGGGACGGTTTTTCCGTATGCGAGGAAATTCGCGGCAACAGCGCCTGGTCCGATGTTCACGTCATCATGCTGACGGCCAAGGGGCGCGAGGCGGACCGCGAAAAGGGCCTGTCCGCCGGGGCCGACGACTTCATCACCAAACCGTTTTCCACCCGTGACCTGGTCGCCAGGGTCAAGGCCGCGGTCGGGTTGGCCGTGGACTGATGGTGGACGGTCCGGCACGCGATCCCGAGCGGCGCCGGGCGGGTGCTCCGGAGCGGGGAGCAAGCCGGGTCGGCGCCTTTTCCGTCTCCTTATTCCTGATTGCCACGCTGCTGTTTCTGCCGCCCCTGGTGACCCTGGGCGAGGGGCCGGCCGACCTATTCGGGCTGCCGCGGATTTTCGTGATTCTGTTCGCCGTATGGATCGGCGTCGTCGCCATGATCTACCTGATCGCCGAACACGTCGACCGGCCTGCCCCGCGGGACGACTGACGTGCTCGAAGGCTGGGTCATCTTCATCGCGTCGGTGGCTTATCTCGGGCTGCTGTTTGCGATCGCCTTCTGGGGCGACAAGCGGGCGGATGCCGGGCGCTCGATCCTCAACAATCCCTATATCTACGCGCTGTCCATGGCGGTCTATTGCAC includes:
- a CDS encoding response regulator; the encoded protein is MDHSVLVVEDDDNIVLSLKFLLEKSGFTTRVVGDGNAALGEMRAAKPDVVLLDVMLPERDGFSVCEEIRGNSAWSDVHVIMLTAKGREADREKGLSAGADDFITKPFSTRDLVARVKAAVGLAVD